The sequence GAAGGCATCGCCGTATGCCTCGCGGATATCGTCCGGGATACGGCTTTCGCGTTTGGCGGAAGCGGACGCGGCAGAGGCTTTACTTTCGACGTTCTTCTGTTTCTGCGACAGTTTGGCAAAGAGGTTCTTATGCTCCGTCGGGACCGCGGTTGCATTGGCCTCGACCGTTTTCGGCTCAGGTGCTTTCATAAAAGGGATGTAGGGCTTTTCCGGCGGGAGCGGTTCGGTTTTGGCAACCCGTTCCTGCGGCTCGGCGATCTTTGTCGGCGTCGGGATCTTCTGCTGCGGTTGGACCGGTGTCGGCTGGGCAACGGGGAGCTGCTGTCGCGGCTGCGGGAGCGGCTGGGAGTTGGAAAGCTTCTCGAGCTGTTTTCCCTTCGGCATCGGCGGGACTTTTTCCGTCGGCGGGCGCTTGTTGGGGACTGCGGCATTCTCTTTGGCTTTCGGGCGCTCTTTGAGTGCGACCTTGATCCGGTGCTCCTGGAGTTTCGGCTCGACCGGTTCGGTGACGAAAATAAAGCCCAGCAGCAGGAAAAGCATCAGGATGAGCAGGTGGAAGAGTACGGCGATGATCAGGGCGGCGGTACTTCGGCTCATCGGGTCGGTGTTTCCTTCCAGCCGAAATGCGCTTTTGCCGGCCGTTGCTTAAAGTCGGGGAATTATAACCCATTTGCTATAATGGCGGGAAAATTCAGGGGAGTTTGCGCGCCGTTGCCGTGCCGCACGCCCCTTCTTACGGACGGTCAATGAACATTACATCCTCGATTCAGGCATTTGAAGAAGCACAGACATTGATTCCCGGCGGTGTGGATTCGCCGGTACGCGCCTTTAAAAGCGTCGGCGGGACCCCGCTCTTTATTGAAAAAGGCGAGGGCGCGCACCTCTACGATATTGACGGCAACGCCTATGTCGACTATGTCCAGAGCTGGGGGCCGCTGATCTTCGGCCACCGCGACGAAGCGATCGAGAACGCGGTCTGCGAAGCGGTCCGACGCGGCCTCAGTTTCGGGGCGCCGACGCTCTCAGAAAGCGAGCTGGCCAAGGAGGTTATCGGGATCTTCGACAGCATCGACAAGGTTCGTTTCGTCTCCAGCGGCACCGAAGCGGTCATGAGTGCCATCCGTCTGGCGCGCGGCTATACGGGCAAGGACGACATCGTCAAGTTCGAGGGGTGTTACCACGGTCACAGCGACTCCCTGCTGGTCCAGGCCGGTTCCGGTCTTGCGACCTTCGGCAACCCAAGCTCCCCGGGGGTCCCGGCGGACTTCACCAAGCATACCCTCCTGGCCAAATACAACGACATTGAGAGCGTGCGCAAATGCTTCGAGGATTCCGACAATATCGCCTGTATCATCATCGAGCCGATTGCCGGCAACATGGGGCTCGTCCCGGCGGACAAGGAGTTCCTGGCCGAACTGCGCCTGCTCTGCGATGCCCACGGGGCGCTGCTGATCTTCGACGAGGTCATGAGCGGTTTCCGCGCGACCCTGCACGGCGCCGAATCCATCACGGGGACGACACCGGATATGGTAACCCTGGGCAAGGTGATCGGGGGCGGGATGCCGGTCGGCGCCTTCGGTGGCAAGGCCGAGATTATGGCGAAGCTCTCCCCGGAAGGGCCGGTGTACCAGGCGGGAACGCTCAGCGGCAACCCGGTCGCAATGGCGGCGGGAATCACCGCGGTTCGCAAACTCCGGACCAATGCCAAGCTCTACAGCGTGCTTGAAGCGCGCGCCAAGCGCCTGATGGAAGGGTTCGCAGACGCGGCTGCTAAACACGGTATCGCGCTGAAGACCGATGTACGGGGTTCGATGTTCGGCTTCTTCTTCAACGACAAACCGGTTAAAAACTTCGACGATGCGGCAGCCTCAGACCTGGAGCGCTTCGCCGCATTCCATGCCGGGATGTTGTCGCGCGGCTTTTACTTCGCCTGCTCGCAGTTCGAGACGGGCTTCATCTGTACGCAGATCACGGACGATATGATCGAAGCGACGATCAGTGCCGCCGACGACGTGATGGGGACGCTCTGATGGCCGACAAACATTTGACGGGCCTGACCCCGGAGGGCGGTGAAAACGAAGAGCGCAAGCCGCGCCTCAAACCGATCGTCGAAGGGGCCGAAACGCTCTCGCTCGGCATCTCCATGGTCGTGGCCGTCCTGATCGGGGTGGCGCTCGGGATCGGTCTCAAGAAACTGACCGGTATCACGTGGCTGCTCTGGGTCGGCGTGGTCATCGGGATCGCCGCTGCCTTCCTGAACGTTTTCAAGGCCTATTCAAAACAGTACAAAGAGTTCGAAGAGCTCTCCAAAAACCCGCGCTACAACCCCAAAACCCTGGAAGGTGACGACGACGATGACGATGACGACGCTGCGAAGCACTATTAGTCCCTTCCTCGCCGTTCATATCCTGCTGTACGGCCTGCTGGTTGTCTCCAAAGCGGCCTTTCTCAATGCCCAGATCGCCTTTGTCTCCGCGTTTTTGATCCTGCTGGGTTCGCTTTACAGCTACCGCAAACTCGTGCAGCGCAACCTCGAAAACGAGACGGCGATCCACCAGGACGATCTTGTCGAGAAGATCGACGACCCCTATGACCTTTACAGCGAGAGCGAAGAGGAGGTTGAGAAGGAGAAACCGCTCAAGGATGTCATCAAGGAGGAGAAGGCGCGCCTGAAGGCGAACAAGGCCACCGTGCGCAACGTCTCCAAGTCGACGCCGGCGCTGCTCTCCGTCTACCGCCTGGTACCGTACGGCATCCTGGTCCTCGGGTTTATCGCCCTTAAAAACAACAATATGCTTTTACTCTGGTATTTTCTGCCGGGACTGGCAGCGGGGATCGTGGCAGGGTTCCTGAGCGGAAAGGCGTTGTTCGCCTCCCGCTGATTTAGCGTTTACTGGTTGATGATGGGGATGTTGACCGTGACGGACTTCTTGCCCACCTCGCAGAAGAGGTGGTTCTTCTTACACATCTGCTCAATCGCCGACTTGTAGACTTCGTCAAAAACGTTTCCGCTCACCTTGAGGGAGAAGAAGGTGTACTTTTTCTCTTCGTAGAGGATGTACTCCCCGATACGGAAAGCGAGTTTCGTCGTGATCATTTCACTGCCGCCGAAGGATTCGTACATCTTGTTGAGCAGGCGGATGAACTGGTCGGTGTTGAGACGCGTTTCGGGCATCGTCGGGTCCAGGTCTTTCTGGAAGGACGATTTGTTCCCGATGGAGTTCGTCGCGATACAGAGGTCGATGAGCGAGTAGATGTTGACGAGCTCGCCTTCGATCTCCGGGCGTGAGAACTGGAAAGAGGGGGTCTGGAAAAAGCGGATACCGATCTCCTCTTCGTTGACGTACCCGACCATGATCCCGAAGATCTTGAAGCGGCCGTACTCCAGTTCCATAAAGGTCGTTTTGAAACCGAAGGAGGGGCTGGCGTAGGTGGTGGCCAGCTCGAAGAGGGTGTGGCGGTCGACGGCGCCGAGCAGGTACTGCCCCTCCGCGTTGACGGAGAGGACCTTGCCCGCGGCGCTAAAGAGGATATAGGGGTTGAAATCGTATTCGATCCACTGCTGTTCGAAGGTCATTATTCCTCGATATAGTTCTTGAGTTTACGGCCGACTTTGGGGTGCTTGAGCTTTTTGATCGCACTGCTCTCGATCTGGCGGACGCGTTCGCGGGTGACGTTGAGCTCTTTGCCGATCTCTTCAAGGGTACGGTCGCTTTCGTCGTCCATGATCCCGAAGCGCATCTTGATAACGGCTTTTTCGCGTTCGTTGAGCTGTTCGAGGACGCCTTCGATCTGCACCTTGAGGTCGTCTTTGAGAATAGCGTCGGAAGGGGACAGCGAGGTACGGTCTTCGATGAAGTCTCCGAAGCGGCCGTCCTCTTCGCTGCCGATCGGCGCTTCGAGGGAGATCGGCTCTTTGGTGATCTTGATGACGTTCTTGACCTTCTCGACGGAGAGACCGACCTCTTCGGCGATCGTCTCGACATCCGGCTCTTTCCCGTTCTCCTGCAGGTATTTGCGCATGATCTTGTTGATACGGTTGATCGTTTCGATCATGTGGATCGGGATACGGATCGTACGCGCCTGGTCCGCGATGGCACGGCTGATAGCCTGGCGGATCCACCAGGTGGCGTAGGTGGAGAACTT is a genomic window of Sulfurimonas sp. HSL1-2 containing:
- a CDS encoding energy transducer TonB, with translation MSRSTAALIIAVLFHLLILMLFLLLGFIFVTEPVEPKLQEHRIKVALKERPKAKENAAVPNKRPPTEKVPPMPKGKQLEKLSNSQPLPQPRQQLPVAQPTPVQPQQKIPTPTKIAEPQERVAKTEPLPPEKPYIPFMKAPEPKTVEANATAVPTEHKNLFAKLSQKQKNVESKASAASASAKRESRIPDDIREAYGDAFGKLSEGEQKYLLDNQEIMRRLTQTQLNATGSTMIPNNMRVNDYNIVEFYLHPDGRMTDFRTVRNSGFFLLDEVTKETIESVYWKYPRPEQKTLVRYKFGYYLRGY
- the hemL gene encoding glutamate-1-semialdehyde 2,1-aminomutase, with protein sequence MNITSSIQAFEEAQTLIPGGVDSPVRAFKSVGGTPLFIEKGEGAHLYDIDGNAYVDYVQSWGPLIFGHRDEAIENAVCEAVRRGLSFGAPTLSESELAKEVIGIFDSIDKVRFVSSGTEAVMSAIRLARGYTGKDDIVKFEGCYHGHSDSLLVQAGSGLATFGNPSSPGVPADFTKHTLLAKYNDIESVRKCFEDSDNIACIIIEPIAGNMGLVPADKEFLAELRLLCDAHGALLIFDEVMSGFRATLHGAESITGTTPDMVTLGKVIGGGMPVGAFGGKAEIMAKLSPEGPVYQAGTLSGNPVAMAAGITAVRKLRTNAKLYSVLEARAKRLMEGFADAAAKHGIALKTDVRGSMFGFFFNDKPVKNFDDAAASDLERFAAFHAGMLSRGFYFACSQFETGFICTQITDDMIEATISAADDVMGTL
- a CDS encoding AtpZ/AtpI family protein, coding for MADKHLTGLTPEGGENEERKPRLKPIVEGAETLSLGISMVVAVLIGVALGIGLKKLTGITWLLWVGVVIGIAAAFLNVFKAYSKQYKEFEELSKNPRYNPKTLEGDDDDDDDDAAKHY